In Luxibacter massiliensis, a single genomic region encodes these proteins:
- a CDS encoding V-type ATP synthase subunit F, which produces MKMYLISDNVDTYTGMRLAGVDGVVVHERNELHEALRKVLQDKTIGIVLLTEKFGREFPDIIDEFRLERKMPLLIEIPDRHGTGRQKDFITSYITEAIGLKL; this is translated from the coding sequence ATGAAAATGTATTTAATTAGTGATAACGTGGATACTTATACAGGAATGCGCCTTGCAGGAGTGGACGGCGTGGTTGTCCATGAACGCAACGAGCTTCATGAGGCGCTTCGGAAGGTGCTCCAAGACAAAACGATTGGAATTGTCCTCCTGACCGAAAAATTTGGCAGGGAATTTCCTGATATTATTGATGAGTTCCGATTGGAAAGAAAGATGCCTCTTCTAATAGAAATTCCTGACAGGCATGGAACCGGGCGGCAAAAGGATTTCATTACCTCTTACATTACTGAGGCTATTGGCCTGAAGCTATAA
- a CDS encoding ATP synthase subunit C, translating into MTLATKIILIAALILSIIIPFGYYLIGEKNKKRYKRTVGVNAFFFFGAFAIASVMMLGGDVQAAEAAASSASTATGLGYIAAALVTGLSCIGGGIAVASAASAALGAISEDSSVLGKSLIFVGLAEGVCLYGLIISFMILGKL; encoded by the coding sequence ATGACATTAGCAACCAAAATCATTTTAATAGCAGCTCTTATTTTGAGTATTATCATTCCATTCGGATATTACTTGATTGGCGAGAAAAACAAGAAACGTTATAAAAGAACTGTAGGCGTAAACGCTTTCTTCTTTTTTGGCGCATTTGCCATCGCTTCTGTGATGATGCTGGGAGGCGATGTACAAGCCGCTGAGGCAGCCGCTTCTTCCGCCTCCACTGCGACAGGGTTGGGTTATATAGCCGCTGCACTTGTTACTGGATTATCCTGTATTGGCGGCGGTATTGCCGTAGCCAGCGCTGCCAGCGCTGCTCTCGGGGCCATCAGCGAAGATTCCAGCGTACTCGGTAAATCACTTATTTTCGTAGGTCTTGCAGAAGGTGTTTGTCTTTACGGGTTAATCATCTCTTTCATGATCTTAGGTAAGCTATAA
- a CDS encoding V-type ATP synthase subunit I, with amino-acid sequence MIVKMKFINISGPRNDIDRVTDLYLSRYEIQLESALSELKTVDNLRPFVEINPYRDALNKAVQFVGYLPNADDIEPDTSLGLDDMFEVVRKANHDYMGLEDKKENLKRKIEDLRKKQQIIAPFRPLDCELSKILQYKYIDYRFGRIAIEYYHKIQKYLMDDLGAIFVEGERDESYVYGAYFVSPGESQKVDAVFRSLHFEKIELPPEFLGTPSEEYRKLVKEIYHSSQDIEDLDKAAGEMLAGRAPQLIASKNRLEELANNFDVRKMAARMEDNKEDYYILCGWMAEEDVDRFLLEIRDDDKVFVVVEDDHDTYFGEPPTKLENPKIFKPFEMFIQMYGLPSHDEMDPTVFVGLTYSFIFGVMFGDVGQGLLLLIGGGLIYHFKKAPLAGIISTAGIFSVIFGFMFGSIFGFEDILPPLWLRPIEHMTTLPFIGKLNTVFIVAVAFGMAVILVAMVLHIVNAVRSHDTENIWFDSNGVAGFVFYLSVVATIVLFMTGHKTPGGILMAVMFGIPLLLILFKEPITKKIQKRADTMEESAGMFLVQGFFELFETLLSYFSNTLSFVRIGAFAVSHAAIMEVVLILAGAESGSPNWAVIVFGNLFVCGFEGLIVGIQVLRLEYYEMFSRFYKGSGRTFQPYTKKNNKTKKRQGGSKL; translated from the coding sequence ATGATTGTTAAAATGAAATTCATCAATATCTCCGGCCCCCGCAACGATATTGACCGTGTCACTGACCTTTATTTGTCACGGTATGAGATTCAATTGGAATCCGCCCTGTCTGAACTAAAGACAGTGGACAACTTAAGGCCTTTCGTGGAAATCAACCCTTACCGGGACGCCCTGAATAAAGCCGTTCAATTTGTGGGATATCTGCCAAATGCAGACGACATTGAGCCCGATACATCCCTGGGACTTGACGATATGTTTGAGGTCGTCCGCAAAGCAAACCATGACTACATGGGCCTTGAGGATAAAAAAGAGAATTTAAAGAGAAAAATAGAAGATCTGCGTAAGAAGCAGCAGATAATCGCCCCCTTCCGGCCCCTGGATTGCGAATTATCAAAAATTTTACAGTATAAATATATCGATTATAGATTCGGGCGGATTGCAATAGAATATTATCACAAGATACAGAAATACTTGATGGATGACCTGGGCGCCATTTTTGTAGAAGGTGAGAGGGATGAAAGCTATGTATACGGGGCATATTTTGTATCTCCCGGTGAGTCCCAGAAAGTAGATGCTGTTTTCCGTTCTCTTCATTTTGAGAAAATAGAGCTGCCCCCGGAATTTTTAGGAACCCCTTCAGAGGAATACCGGAAGCTGGTAAAAGAAATATATCATTCCAGCCAGGATATTGAAGATTTAGATAAGGCCGCCGGGGAAATGCTTGCTGGCCGCGCGCCACAGCTCATTGCTTCTAAAAACCGCCTTGAAGAATTAGCAAACAATTTTGACGTCCGGAAAATGGCCGCACGCATGGAAGACAACAAGGAAGATTATTATATCTTATGCGGATGGATGGCTGAGGAAGACGTTGACAGGTTCCTTCTGGAAATCAGAGATGATGACAAGGTTTTTGTGGTGGTTGAGGATGATCACGACACCTATTTCGGGGAACCACCCACTAAACTGGAAAACCCCAAAATATTTAAACCTTTTGAGATGTTTATACAAATGTACGGCCTGCCTTCCCATGATGAGATGGATCCAACCGTATTTGTGGGCCTGACCTACTCTTTTATTTTTGGCGTCATGTTTGGCGATGTAGGGCAGGGCCTTCTGCTCCTGATTGGCGGCGGCCTCATATACCACTTTAAAAAGGCACCCCTTGCAGGGATTATTTCTACAGCCGGTATTTTTTCTGTCATCTTTGGGTTTATGTTCGGCAGTATCTTTGGCTTCGAAGATATATTGCCCCCCTTGTGGCTCAGGCCCATTGAACATATGACGACGCTCCCGTTTATCGGAAAGCTGAACACAGTATTCATTGTAGCCGTGGCATTTGGCATGGCAGTTATACTTGTCGCCATGGTACTCCATATTGTCAATGCTGTCCGCTCACATGATACAGAAAATATATGGTTTGACTCAAACGGTGTGGCAGGATTTGTTTTCTATCTCTCCGTTGTTGCTACCATTGTACTGTTTATGACAGGCCACAAAACCCCAGGCGGAATCTTAATGGCCGTCATGTTCGGGATTCCACTTTTACTGATTTTATTTAAAGAACCTATAACAAAAAAAATACAGAAACGCGCAGATACAATGGAAGAGAGTGCCGGAATGTTTTTAGTCCAGGGGTTTTTCGAACTGTTTGAGACACTGTTAAGTTACTTCTCCAATACATTATCTTTTGTGCGTATCGGTGCTTTCGCAGTCAGCCACGCCGCCATTATGGAAGTTGTCCTGATTCTGGCCGGCGCAGAGTCAGGTTCCCCCAACTGGGCTGTCATTGTTTTCGGCAATCTCTTCGTCTGTGGTTTTGAAGGGCTGATTGTAGGCATTCAGGTGTTACGTCTGGAATATTATGAAATGTTCAGCCGGTTTTATAAAGGCAGCGGAAGAACATTCCAGCCATACACCAAAAAAAATAATAAGACCAAGAAAAGGCAGGGAGGATCTAAATTATGA
- a CDS encoding V0D/AC39 family V-type ATPase subunit, which yields MGNLLVYSGIVTKIRAMEARLLKPANFEEIANLHSVPEVVTYLKENSSYSDVLEEIDEARLHRGDIEKLLVQSLYRDYTKIYRFCSLEQREFLKLYLKRYEIELINYCFRIVINHYAEPFDLNYKKPFFDRYSQISIERLITSRTTDELVDNLRDTEYYAPLKKLRDTQSVTLFDYDLTLDLYYFSAIWKERKKVLKKKELEIFTRDCGSKIDLLNLQWIYRAKKYYKMAPADIYSLLIPIHYKISTDLIKELVEAANTETFFNTLKKTSYIRHYDFGQKLTIEQMYADCLYHLYTVDRRRNPYSIAIINTYLFLKEEELKKLTTALECIRYSLSPSETLAYIGGKTQ from the coding sequence ATGGGGAATCTACTTGTCTATAGCGGCATAGTGACCAAAATCCGCGCTATGGAAGCACGGCTTTTAAAACCCGCCAATTTTGAAGAAATTGCGAACCTTCACAGTGTGCCGGAGGTTGTTACTTATTTAAAAGAGAACTCCTCTTACTCTGATGTCCTGGAAGAAATTGATGAGGCCAGGCTTCACCGTGGAGATATTGAAAAACTTTTAGTGCAGTCCCTATACCGGGACTATACAAAAATATACCGTTTCTGCAGCCTGGAACAGAGGGAATTTTTGAAACTATATCTCAAGCGGTATGAAATTGAGCTGATTAATTATTGTTTTCGGATCGTCATTAATCATTATGCTGAGCCATTTGATTTGAATTATAAAAAGCCTTTTTTTGACAGATATTCTCAAATATCAATCGAAAGGTTAATTACCTCACGGACTACAGATGAATTGGTAGACAATTTGAGAGATACCGAATATTATGCTCCACTCAAAAAACTCAGGGACACCCAGTCCGTCACACTGTTTGACTATGATTTGACACTGGATTTATATTATTTCTCTGCCATTTGGAAAGAGCGGAAAAAAGTCCTGAAAAAGAAGGAACTTGAAATTTTCACACGGGATTGCGGGTCTAAAATTGACCTTCTGAACCTCCAATGGATTTACAGGGCCAAAAAATACTATAAAATGGCACCGGCAGATATCTATTCACTGCTGATACCTATCCACTATAAGATTTCTACAGACTTAATTAAGGAACTTGTAGAAGCCGCAAATACAGAAACATTTTTTAACACGCTGAAAAAAACCAGTTATATACGCCATTATGATTTCGGGCAAAAATTGACAATCGAACAGATGTATGCGGACTGTCTTTATCATTTATATACTGTTGACCGCCGCCGTAACCCCTATTCGATTGCTATTATAAATACGTATTTATTTTTAAAAGAAGAAGAGCTTAAAAAGCTGACGACTGCTCTGGAGTGTATACGCTACAGTCTCTCTCCCAGTGAAACGTTGGCATACATTGGAGGTAAGACTCAATGA
- the trmB gene encoding tRNA (guanosine(46)-N7)-methyltransferase TrmB, with protein sequence MRLRNIPRAESTIQVHPAVIKRPDAQKGCWRQVFGNINPVHIEIGMGKGSFLLNMAAMNPEINFVGIERYTSVLLRAVERYDTDGFNELQNIRFICMDARNIDEVFANNEVEKIYLNFSDPWPKARHAKRRLTSIDFLRRYEKILAPGGQIEFKTDNTALFNFSLEQIKEAGWTLGNYTYDLHHHEILNQNNIMTEYEIKFSAKGNPINKLIAVRK encoded by the coding sequence ATGCGATTGAGAAATATTCCACGTGCAGAGAGTACAATTCAGGTGCACCCTGCAGTTATTAAGAGGCCAGATGCACAAAAGGGGTGCTGGAGACAGGTATTTGGAAATATAAATCCTGTGCATATTGAGATAGGGATGGGGAAGGGGAGCTTCCTATTAAATATGGCTGCAATGAACCCGGAGATTAATTTCGTAGGAATTGAGAGGTATACAAGTGTATTGTTGAGAGCTGTTGAGAGATATGATACTGACGGGTTTAATGAACTCCAGAATATACGATTTATTTGTATGGATGCCAGAAACATTGATGAAGTTTTTGCGAACAATGAGGTAGAGAAGATATATTTGAATTTCTCTGATCCTTGGCCAAAAGCACGTCACGCTAAAAGACGGCTGACCTCTATAGACTTTTTAAGAAGATATGAGAAGATTTTAGCTCCCGGCGGACAAATCGAATTTAAGACAGATAATACAGCATTATTCAACTTTTCATTAGAACAGATAAAAGAGGCAGGATGGACTTTAGGGAATTATACATACGATTTGCATCATCATGAGATTTTAAACCAGAATAATATTATGACAGAGTATGAAATAAAGTTTTCCGCGAAAGGTAATCCAATTAATAAACTAATTGCGGTAAGGAAATAA
- a CDS encoding thioredoxin family protein yields MKIRVTEDNYQKEVLESSLPVLVEFFAVWCGKCAMMEDIVEEIAGEYEGQVKVCQIDIEASEKLAAQFEVEIVPTFVLFREGNPAAAASGILKKETLDDMIRL; encoded by the coding sequence ATGAAAATCAGAGTGACGGAGGATAATTACCAAAAGGAGGTACTTGAATCAAGCCTGCCTGTGCTGGTTGAATTTTTTGCTGTTTGGTGCGGGAAGTGTGCTATGATGGAGGATATTGTCGAGGAGATTGCTGGAGAATATGAGGGCCAAGTTAAGGTATGTCAAATTGATATTGAGGCCAGTGAGAAATTGGCCGCGCAATTTGAGGTGGAAATCGTGCCCACCTTTGTCCTTTTTAGGGAAGGGAATCCGGCAGCGGCGGCCAGCGGGATTCTGAAAAAGGAGACGCTGGATGATATGATCAGGCTATAG
- a CDS encoding MATE family efflux transporter — translation MYNTEGKLFYKKFFSIYVVLVLQNVVTLSVNLADNIMLGTYSETALSGVAAVNQIQFVYQQLIMALGDGLVIFCSQYWGKRQLGPMKKIAATAMQSAIAVAAILFALISLFPYQAMSIFTTDEAIIGQGVEYLSLIRFTYFFFAVTQILLATLRSVEVVRVAFYLSVMAFCINCGVNYVLIYGKFGAPEMGASGAAIGTLAARIIECGVLIVYIARRETNLHLGIRSFLQADRVLIKDYFKITAPMLFVNGLWGVNTALQTVILGHMAAAAIAANSVASTIFLMVKSMAVGAASAASVIIGKTIGTGDMVLVRKYSKTMQKLFIIIGVISGCLLFSIRIPILSFYDLAASTKDMADTFLIILSIVIVGMSYQMPTNNGIIRGGGSAVFVVKMDIISIWCIVIPLSFVMAFVVKASPAIVVCCLNADQIFKCIPAFLKANYGNWARKLTR, via the coding sequence ATGTACAATACGGAAGGTAAATTATTTTATAAAAAGTTTTTTTCTATTTATGTCGTCCTGGTTCTGCAGAATGTTGTGACCCTAAGTGTGAACCTGGCTGACAATATTATGTTAGGCACTTATAGTGAAACAGCATTGTCCGGTGTTGCTGCTGTAAACCAGATCCAATTTGTTTACCAACAGCTTATTATGGCGCTGGGTGATGGATTGGTCATATTCTGCAGCCAGTACTGGGGAAAAAGACAGTTAGGGCCAATGAAAAAAATAGCTGCCACAGCCATGCAGTCTGCGATAGCAGTGGCAGCTATTTTATTTGCCCTGATCAGCCTTTTCCCCTATCAGGCCATGAGTATTTTTACCACGGATGAGGCAATTATTGGGCAGGGAGTGGAGTATCTTTCACTTATCCGGTTTACATATTTCTTTTTTGCCGTAACTCAGATTTTGCTGGCCACATTGCGGAGTGTGGAGGTTGTGAGGGTTGCGTTTTATCTGTCAGTTATGGCATTTTGTATCAACTGCGGAGTTAATTATGTCCTGATTTATGGGAAATTTGGTGCTCCTGAGATGGGGGCATCAGGGGCGGCAATAGGGACCCTGGCGGCGCGGATTATAGAATGTGGAGTGTTAATTGTCTATATTGCCAGGAGAGAGACGAACCTGCACTTAGGAATCAGAAGTTTCTTACAGGCAGACAGGGTTTTAATTAAGGATTATTTTAAAATCACGGCCCCTATGCTGTTTGTAAATGGCTTGTGGGGGGTAAATACAGCGCTCCAGACAGTGATACTAGGCCATATGGCTGCAGCGGCTATCGCTGCAAACAGTGTGGCGTCTACCATATTCCTTATGGTGAAATCTATGGCGGTGGGGGCTGCTTCAGCCGCTTCTGTCATAATTGGCAAGACCATCGGAACCGGTGATATGGTATTGGTGAGGAAATATTCAAAGACGATGCAAAAGCTTTTCATTATTATAGGAGTTATATCAGGATGCCTGCTGTTTAGTATACGGATACCGATCCTCAGCTTTTATGATCTGGCAGCGTCCACAAAAGATATGGCTGACACGTTTCTTATTATCCTGAGCATTGTCATTGTAGGGATGTCCTACCAGATGCCTACTAATAATGGGATTATCCGGGGTGGCGGCAGCGCAGTGTTTGTCGTAAAAATGGATATTATAAGTATATGGTGTATTGTGATTCCTCTTTCTTTTGTGATGGCGTTCGTAGTTAAGGCCTCCCCGGCAATAGTCGTATGCTGTCTGAATGCTGACCAGATTTTTAAATGTATTCCTGCATTCTTAAAAGCTAATTATGGGAACTGGGCAAGAAAGCTTACCAGATAG
- a CDS encoding aminoglycoside 6-adenylyltransferase, translated as MQRPSEIFVSDCANEFSLACTHAARGLLRNELLFAHWIFEHILHIELLRLLGYLAGVRNGFPLNTGKHNKWLLHYLAEKEREELSGTYKLENTDMAWDSLYTAIHLFENVLSEVCASLSYTRPNYLERAQKYIEVLKGLK; from the coding sequence GTGCAAAGGCCAAGTGAAATATTTGTCAGCGATTGTGCAAATGAATTTTCTTTGGCCTGTACACATGCTGCCAGGGGACTTCTGCGAAATGAATTGCTATTTGCCCATTGGATTTTTGAGCACATCCTACATATTGAACTGCTTAGATTACTTGGATATCTAGCTGGTGTAAGAAATGGGTTTCCGCTTAACACGGGGAAGCATAACAAATGGCTGTTACACTATCTTGCAGAAAAAGAACGTGAAGAATTATCCGGGACTTATAAACTTGAAAATACAGACATGGCCTGGGATTCATTATATACAGCTATCCATTTATTTGAAAATGTCTTAAGTGAGGTCTGTGCTTCACTGTCATATACCCGCCCCAATTATTTAGAAAGGGCCCAGAAATATATTGAGGTATTAAAGGGACTGAAATAA